From one Nycticebus coucang isolate mNycCou1 chromosome 14, mNycCou1.pri, whole genome shotgun sequence genomic stretch:
- the THAP12 gene encoding 52 kDa repressor of the inhibitor of the protein kinase isoform X2, translating to MICRTSPYRTVLRDNAIPTIFDLTSHLNNPHSRHRKRIKELSEDEIRTLKQKKIDETSEQEQKHKETNNSNAQNPSAEEVGEEQDEDILPLTLEEKENKEYLKSLFEILILMGKQNIPLDGHEADELPEGLFTPDNFQALLECRINSGEEVLRKRFETTAVNTLFCSKIQQKQMLEICESCIREETLREVRDSRFFSLITDDVVDIAGEEHLPVLVRFVDESHNLREEFVGFLPYEADAEILAVKFHTTITEKWGLNMEYCRGQAYIVSSGFSSKMKVVASRLLEKYPQAIYTLCSSCALNIWLAKSVPVMGVSVALGTIEEVCSFFHRSPQLLLELDNVISVLFQNSEERAKELKEICHSQWTGRHDAFEVLVDLLQALVLCLDGINSDTTVRWNNCIAGQAFVLCSAVTDFDFLVTVVVLKNVLSFTRAFGKNLQGQTSDIFFAASSLTAVLHSLNEVMENIEVYHEFWFEEATNLATKLDIQMKLPGKFRRAQQGILEPQLTSESYYKETLSVPTVEHIIQELKDIFSEQHLKALKCLSLVPSVMGQLKFNTSEEHHADMYRSDLPNPDTLSAELHCWRIKWKHRGKDIELPSTIYEALHLPDIKFFPNVYALLKVLCILPVMKVENERYENGRKRLKAYLRNTLTDQRSSNLALLNINFDIKHDLDLMVDTYIKLYTTKSELPADNSETIENT from the coding sequence tTGATGAAACTTCTGAACAGGAACAAAAGCATAAAGAAACCAATAACAGCAATGCTCAGAACCCTAGTGCAGAAGAGGTGGGTGAAGAACAGGATGAGGACATTTTACCTCTAACccttgaagagaaggaaaacaaagaatatcTCAAATCCCTATTTGAAATCTTGATTCTTAtgggaaaacaaaacataccTCTAGATGGACATGAGGCTGATGAACTCCCAGAAGGTCTCTTTACTCCTGATAACTTTCAAGCACTGCTGGAGTGCCGAATAAATTCTGGTGAAGAGGTTCTGAGAAAGCGCTTTGAGACAACAGCAGTTAACacattgttttgttcaaaaatacagcagaaacagATGCTAGAAATCTGTGAGAGCTGCATTCGGGAAGAAACTCTCAGGGAAGTGAGAGACTCACGCTTCTTTTCTCTAATCACAGATGATGTAGTGGACATAGCAGGGGAAGAGCACCTACCGGTGCTGGTGAGGTTCGTGGATGAATCTCATAACCTGAGAGAGGAATTTGTGGGCTTCCTGCCTTATGAAGCCGATGCAGAAATTTTGGCTGTGAAATTTCACACTACAATAACTGAGAAGTGGGGATTAAATATGGAGTATTGTCGTGGCCAGGCTTACATTGTGTCCAGTGgattttcttccaaaatgaaaGTTGTTGCTTCTAGACTTCTAGAGAAATATCCCCAAGCTATCTACACACTTTGCTCTTCCTGTGCCTTAAATATATGGTTGGCAAAATCAGTGCCTGTTATGGGAGTATCTGTTGCATTGGGAACAATTGaggaagtttgttcttttttccatcGATCACCACAACTGCTTTTAGAACTTGACAatgtaatttctgttctttttcagaaCAGTGAAGAAAGGGCTAAAGAACTGAAGGAAATTTGCCATTCTCAGTGGACAGGAAGGCATGATGCTTTTGAAGTTTTAGTGGACCTCCTGCAAGCACTTGTTTTATGTTTAGATGGTATAAATAGTGACACAACTGTTAGATGGAATAATTGTATAGCTGGCCAAGCATTTGTCCTCTGTAGTGCAGTAACAGATTTTGATTTCCTTGTTACTGTTGTTGTTCTTAAAAATGTCCTCTCTTTCACAAGGGCCTTTGGAAAAAATCTCCAGGGGCAAACCTCTGATATCTTCTTTGCAGCCAGTAGCTTGACTGCAGTGCTGCATTCACTCAATGAAGTGATGGAAAATATTGAAGTTTATCATGAGTTTTGGTTTGAGGAAGCCACAAATTTGGCAACTAAACTTGATATTCAGATGAAGCTTCCTGGGAAATTCCGCAGAGCTCAGCAAGGTATCTTGGAACCTCAACTAACTTCTGAGAGTTACTATAAAGAAACCCTAAGTGTTCCAacagtggaacacattattcagGAACTTAAAGATATATTCTCAGAGCAGCACCTCAAAGCTCTTAAGTGCTTGTCTCTAGTACCCTCAGTCATGGGTCAACTCAAATTCAATACATCAGAGGAACACCATGCTGACATGTACAGAAGTGATTTACCCAATCCTGACACACTCTCAGCTGAACTTCATTGTTGGAGAATTAAATggaaacacagaggaaaagaTATTGAGCTTCCGTCCACCATTTATGAAGCCCTTCACCTGCCTGACATTAAGTTTTTTCCTAATGTGTATGCATTGCTGAAGGTCTTGTGTATTCTTCCTGTGATGAAGGTTGAGAATGAGCGTTATGAAAATGGACGAAAACGTCTTAAAGCATACTTGAGGAACACTTTGACAGACCAAAGGTCAAGTAACTTGGCTTTGCTTAACATAAATTTTGATATTAAACATGATCTGGATTTAATGGTGGACACGTATATCAAACTCTATACAACTAAGTCAGAGCTTCCTGCAGATAATTCAGAAACCATTGAAAATACCTAA